The Silene latifolia isolate original U9 population chromosome X, ASM4854445v1, whole genome shotgun sequence genome contains the following window.
GGAGAGAAAAGGCTTCTTGACATGAATGAGTTGGAGGAATTTCGCCTCGATGCATATGAGAGTTCAAGGATTTACAAGGAGAAGACAAAGAAGTTCCATGACAAGGCTATTTTAAGGAGGGAATTCAAGGTGGGAGACTTGGTTCTCCTCTTTAACTCAAGGTTCAAGTTATTTTCGGGGAAGCTAAAGTCAAAATGGTCGGGACCTTTCACCGTGGTCCGAGTTTTTCCCCATGGGTCGATTGAAATATCTGATGGAGACCAAGCTTTCAAGGTAAACGGACAAAGGCTCAAGCATTACATTGTCGGAGCCCCTATCATGAAGAATATAAGCTTCATCGATACCTACCTTCTCCATACTTGATTGTAATTCATGACTTCGTCGAGCCTACGACATTAAACAAGGGCGCTagatgggaggcaacccatgaaATTTGTATATACCATGCATTTTAGGTAGACAATGAGAGCTTTGGAGCCATATTTTGTCCACTTTGGATTGGTGACGGAGGTCATATTTGAAGAAAACAAGCCTTATTTTCGTTTGACCCGGAATCCCGACATGATGCGTCGGCGTAATTGTGGAAAACACGAGTCTCAAGGTCAACGAAAGATCTCGATTTCCAAGTTTGTAAAAATTGAACAAGTTGAATGAAAATTGTTGAAAAAGAGCTGAAGAGTGGGttatgccggtaggccggcagccggtgcccctaCCGGTACCAAGACCAAattaatttgaagaaaaattgaagagtgttgtgttctgccggtaggccggcaaccGGCTCACCGGCAGAGAACACGTGATGTTGCTGAAGACTTGATGAATGCTGATAGGgagtgtgttctgccggcaggccggcctaccggctggacACACCTGAAGAGTTGGGAAAATTGGGTAACAAGGAAGAGGAGTGCTCTGcaggcaggccggcagccggctcaccggcagatCACACAtatcaaagatgattgagaagcTGAGCAAAATGAGTGGAGTAgtgttctgccggtaggccgaCAGCCGGCTCACTGGCAGGACACACCTGTAAAAGAAAATTGGAAATGAGAAGAGTATtctaccggtggaccggcagccggttggtccACCGGTAGCGAGAACAAATTATTTTGATGAAAAACTCGAAAAATTGGAAAAAGGGGAGTGTGTGCTCAGCCGGTAAACCGACTGTCGGTCTGCTAACCGGCACAACACAACATCAGGTCTCAATTATAACACGCGAGACCCATCATTTTTTCCCCTTTTCGATTCAATTCTTtacctttctccctcatttctcctCCATTTTCCCTCTAACTCCCTCAAATCTCAATCAATCTTCAATCTACCTCCATCAAACTCCATCTAATATTCAAATTGTCGGGAAGGAGAACTATAGCTGAAATTGCACGGTCTCAAGCGGAGCTTATTGAGCGCGCCGCCAACGATACCAACCCGGGCCCGGATTTTCCAACGGTAGAGTTTGCCACCCAAATTCAAAAGGTTAAGTTCATTCTCTTTAAAAATCGTCCCCTAACCTCCACAAAGTTTTTACATCATCGGTCTTTATCGGCCCTCGGGTTAGCTAGGGAGACGGAAGCTCTTTTTACCAGAGTAGGAATGAGGGGAATGTACCTTATGCATGAATATACTTACCCTCCACTCACTTGGGAATTTCTGAGTAGTTTGAGAATTAGCAAGCACCATCAGACGAACATGgtggtgtggacagcgggccgcccacgggggcgcttggtgagaaacggggaacaagcgtttgcattttgtatggagtcgccaccaatttttatgggaaattggaaccgttcgaatacctcgtgtcatgtcaagacacaaagtagtgacatgaacactaagcaatcgttacccttagcattctatgtctagaatgactctcgtggatgccaatgaacacgggtgctcacggagatctggagtaaggggtgagggtacgtattaggaagctcttttgatcgaacacctaattccgcccgcctcgatagcggcctctactaatgattagggaagtttattcgtacttgatatatcgtcggctatatgcatgcaatgcaacatccatttagattaatcctagcatgtgaagaattaactaagtcggtagacaattaattagcatacaattaggtcgaagtaggatttaatgttcaattacatgtgaaaacatacaaatgatgcgataaaagaaatacaatgaatataaattacaataaatataaattacaataattacattggattaggcgatttatgtcgaaaatacctttaaaacggatgatttgagaaaaaagaataaaagaataaaagaacaaaagaataaaataaacgaataggaattagcgtgatattacggataatagttgattaatacgtaaactaattaattaggtcgAGGCGAAAAAGGAGTTgagacagaactcatctcgaacagcgcaagCAGAtgcgccctcggaagaggcgcggcccgattctttgcgtctgtttcaagggtggccgtgaagccggaactgcaaaccgttgagattaattgttaattaatggaTCGATTGATAAtattactcagatgaaagtgattaacaggttaattagcatgtgaatgggtcataaaaacagtaaaacatggatgagacggaattaagatgaattaattacatggatgaacgattaatgaacgaattaacaaactaactaaacaaattaattagactaaacataatgaatgatgacgaattaatgaataaacagatgaaaatatatcaacgatgaatcccagaaactcaatatgaacgaattgaatttctaaaacccgaattgaatattaatgacgaaaacccgcaaatatgaattacttgggatttaagtcggatttaaacgaattaaacatattaatgatgaataatatacaggtgatttattaaactatcatggtgaagaattgaagaacaaacgaaaataaGTAAAATaggaacgaattacagaggacggaggaagaagaaaagaaggaggctggcggccctcacgaagaggcggcggagctgcgctccttcgaagaggcgcagcagttgctgcgtcttttctcgacgtctgtctactggaaatccgcaaaaacagagttttaaagcacggttttagaaatcggttttaatggtgtattcgacataaatcttacaatggtgatacgataaataaaatacaataaataaaagaattatacaccctcagacttacatgttgacggaacgagatgaactaagaatcgactagtgaatgctcgacgcgaatgcaaggaaagagtgccctcgtaagaggaaaacgattgattaatttagattgattgagtgtagttggtcaaattggtcggtcatgcaacggagaggtggtaccggaagatccgagcttacgtggtcggaagtccaagcacgtaggcgccaattagtaagaacgaagtctagaatgcaaagggagaagagaagggcggacactcgcgtgagaaatatgaggaacgaaagctcctatttatactaatcacgcgaaggaataaggtttcggagactctttggaagtgaatctcggaaacatataaaaaagatacgtaaatcatgcaaagaagggcctgggaagaggcgcggcgatcactgcgtctcttggaagaggcgcggactGCTTGCGTCTGTTCCTGTGGGAGGTTTCctctatttgaagaaagatttcgcgtttgagttatggtaggacggaaataattcgattatcttgtgaatattacgggatattatttgccaaaagataaaatttatgaaatatggaatagaaatatccggaacattcgaacattcgactcgggatttaacgactatcgagaaaatggagacggtttttgacccggactcgaatgtactctaattcttgtcaaacgaccgtatcggggcgtagatgacaactaagaggttggcattaatatttgagcaaacacttgacgataatcttacgaactgtcacaaatcgttccgcgaatcgaacatgcggcccaatcatcaccgggtggtttgcgggaggtgcagaaacgaggtgtctctgagcccccactttgaccgaggcttggacaaggcgaaagtcaaagtatagccatcaggtcaatcgaagattacaactgacgactatggcgacgcgaggcggctcaaggggtctgaaccaaggacctgtcgtcgggaacattttagagtcagtcgactatcggggagggtcgtttaaagtccattagactacgtaaagaAGCTCTTGACCATAAGGAGAGATCATACCGAGACTCGGTCGAACTTCGCGGGAAAACGAGAAATATTGAAAGCGGCGGGACGTCGGTAGAAAGCTGGCCGAGAATcgctgcgtcggtctcaaacgaactcggcgaaacttgaggttgaatcgcttgcgtcgatctcaaacaaactcttctggggaatatattgacgactaggaacatcttgatcgtcgtgagaGGAATCTTGAGTGAGCGATCTTGCAAAATACTCTGCGCCGGATAAAATGAGTTGAGCAATATCTGCAAAAATCtttgctgcgcgggataaaatgatcGGGACAATCGCAAAATCTTTGTCGTATTTGGATAAAATGcggaccggaacgaaagaaaatagtcgaaacggaccaaaagaatcataatagcattgaagaagaggcgcacccaaagatgggcccactaataacgaactcataacgaatttttgaaaattcgtatggagggaacacaaggaagaggcgcagcaagagctgcgtctcttggaagagcgcaGCGCCTCTGCGTCTTTTCCCAAattggcaattctgcgtaaaaacgcgaaatcagaaggtttatgtttcattatttcgaaactcaattccttcaatttctctctcaaatcttaaccatttccgtcaaggttggattcaaaagcttgcattaaacatgactaatcgaggtatgtgtcttaatcttgcattaatcatttacatttgtcgaattttgagctgcgagaattagggttttcgacccttttgatcgaaaatttggggcttttcccccaaatgaatttgttttgccaaattgatgctagaaacggatagtaggcaatgttaggaacataaccatgtgtttgctttgaattttcatcgagttttgagcccttgagcaaattttgagacggtttctgactagaccgtaaattgcttcgaaaatagccttaggattgtccattggcgatgaaatttgatatttgggattcttggatgatgggtaaacttcctgtcatctcgaaactttgatttgtgacaactttttcggggcacctttttagggcataatcgccgttataacgaaatgctgccgaattttcggcttgaacccggaactaggctttgacttggacttgactggaccccatttatcacatgagtgattgggttggcgggaatatggccaaagatggcatggaaagggcgttttcagggctccggaggctcgaaaactccttaacaaaggcttgtcgtcatgtgacgcggcctaaatttactttaatgttgcaggtgatgaggcttctacttctgggaggactcccatggagatagacgctgc
Protein-coding sequences here:
- the LOC141616890 gene encoding uncharacterized protein LOC141616890; its protein translation is MKLDDALWAYRTSYKTPIGTSPFRLVYGKPCRLPVELEHRAFWAVKFLNFGMKKAGEKRLLDMNELEEFRLDAYESSRIYKEKTKKFHDKAILRREFKVGDLVLLFNSRFKLFSGKLKSKWSGPFTVVRVFPHGSIEISDGDQAFKVNGQRLKHYIVGAPIMKNISFIDTYLLHT